The proteins below are encoded in one region of Microbacterium pygmaeum:
- the holA gene encoding DNA polymerase III subunit delta: protein MATTARRTPAKTRSAIPQLSWRAPQPAPIVLISGPEEVCAERATAGLREYLRAEDPSLEVSDVRADDYAAGTLLGVTAPSLFGEPRLVRVSGVEKCSDTFLTEAVSYLSHPQEGATVVLRHTGASVRGKKLLDAIRAGEGGGVEIACPAIKRDSDRFDFAAGEFSTARKRIAPAALRTLVSAFADDLTELAAACQQLISDVPGDIGEQTVERYYGGRVETSAFTVADTAIAGRYGDALIALRHALSSGADPVPLVAAIASKLRTMARVAGHRESSGALAARLGLKDWQVDRARRDLVGWSDATLGMAIQAAARADVDVKGGSRDSVFALERLITVIATKAPFGG, encoded by the coding sequence ATGGCCACGACCGCGCGACGCACGCCCGCCAAGACGCGCTCCGCGATTCCACAGCTGTCCTGGCGCGCGCCGCAGCCGGCGCCGATCGTGCTGATCTCGGGCCCGGAGGAAGTCTGCGCCGAGCGCGCGACCGCGGGCCTGCGCGAGTACTTGCGTGCCGAGGACCCCAGCCTCGAAGTCTCCGACGTCCGAGCCGACGACTATGCCGCCGGCACCCTCTTGGGCGTCACGGCGCCGTCATTGTTCGGCGAGCCGCGGCTCGTGCGGGTCAGTGGCGTCGAGAAGTGCTCCGACACGTTCCTGACCGAGGCGGTGTCCTACCTCTCGCACCCGCAGGAGGGTGCCACCGTGGTGCTGCGCCATACCGGCGCGAGTGTGCGCGGCAAGAAGCTCCTCGACGCGATCCGCGCAGGGGAGGGCGGGGGAGTCGAGATCGCCTGCCCCGCCATCAAGCGCGATTCCGATCGCTTCGACTTCGCCGCGGGGGAGTTCTCCACCGCACGCAAGCGCATCGCACCGGCCGCGCTGCGCACGCTCGTCTCCGCCTTCGCCGACGATCTGACCGAACTCGCGGCGGCCTGCCAGCAGCTGATCTCCGACGTGCCCGGCGACATCGGCGAGCAGACGGTGGAGCGGTATTACGGCGGTCGGGTCGAGACCTCGGCGTTCACTGTGGCCGACACCGCGATCGCGGGGCGCTACGGCGATGCGCTGATCGCGCTGCGCCACGCGCTCTCCTCGGGTGCCGACCCGGTGCCGCTGGTGGCCGCAATCGCATCGAAGCTGCGCACCATGGCCCGGGTGGCCGGGCATCGGGAGTCCTCCGGCGCGCTCGCGGCCCGCCTCGGGCTCAAGGACTGGCAGGTCGACCGTGCGCGCCGAGATCTGGTCGGGTGGTCGGACGCGACGCTGGGGATGGCGATCCAGGCGGCTGCGCGAGCGGACGTCGATGTGAAGGGCGGTTCGCGCGACAGCGTGTTCGCGCTCGAGCGACTGATCACCGTGATCGCCACCAAAGCGCCGTTCGGCGGCTAG
- a CDS encoding alpha/beta fold hydrolase — MVVQVVMVHGIRTSASMWRAQVEYLRARGAGVVAVDLPGHGSRMRETFTLASALQTIDEAVRDAATRGPVVLAGHSMGGLLCIEYAGGREPPPVDAFIAASCTSIPRGAGLHAYRALTRGFDALPDRGMWLTDRMLDRILPDETRPDFGAGGYALDAQHVALRSLSALDLLTALRRIEVPLWFVNGQFDQLRVNERLFLRVARHAELIVVPRTTHHVTVMRPRVFNAVLGVALATVGGRQAGQPRDS, encoded by the coding sequence ATGGTCGTGCAGGTGGTCATGGTGCACGGCATCCGGACGTCCGCGAGCATGTGGCGCGCGCAGGTCGAGTATCTGCGTGCACGCGGAGCCGGAGTCGTCGCCGTCGATCTGCCCGGGCACGGCAGCCGGATGCGCGAGACATTCACGCTCGCCTCGGCGTTGCAGACGATCGATGAGGCGGTGCGGGATGCCGCGACCCGAGGGCCCGTGGTTCTGGCCGGCCATTCCATGGGCGGGCTCCTGTGCATCGAGTACGCCGGTGGTCGGGAGCCTCCGCCGGTGGACGCGTTCATCGCGGCATCCTGCACATCGATCCCGCGCGGCGCCGGGCTGCACGCCTACCGCGCGCTCACGCGCGGATTCGACGCCCTCCCCGATCGCGGCATGTGGCTCACGGATCGGATGCTCGACCGCATCCTCCCCGACGAGACGCGTCCGGACTTCGGGGCGGGCGGCTACGCCCTGGACGCGCAGCACGTCGCCCTGCGCAGCCTCTCCGCCCTCGACCTGCTCACCGCGCTGCGCCGCATCGAGGTGCCGCTGTGGTTCGTGAACGGGCAATTCGACCAGCTGCGGGTCAACGAGCGCCTCTTCCTCCGGGTGGCCCGGCATGCCGAGCTGATCGTGGTGCCCCGGACCACGCACCACGTGACCGTGATGCGCCCTCGCGTCTTCAACGCGGTCCTCGGCGTGGCACTGGCGACCGTGGGCGGCCGCCAGGCGGGGCAGCCGCGCGATTCCTGA
- a CDS encoding App1 family protein: MPENAGDPDRPKVLWFARLEYRFHSWRERRARARGLRPAVTPFPGYGGVDWVRVLGRVLIVPPVRTTSSGEFEKVRGWRSFLAVPVGYAQVRIQIAGVVHEVVADRGGVIDTVVPAALEPGWQTLTMTVENGEPAETRVFIVGPDVRTGVVSDVDDTVMVTALPRPLLAAWNSFVVNEHARQPVPGMAVLMERLVRDRPGTPVIYLSTGAWNVAPTLIRFLRRHLFPPGSVLLTDWGPTHDRWFRSGMNHKLTNLRRLAVEFPGVKWLLIGDDGQHDDEIYTTFTGEYPGNVSAVAIRRLSPAEAVLAGGRTAVDDHSAATVPWVTGPDGAGLVDRLEEVGVIET; the protein is encoded by the coding sequence ATGCCCGAGAATGCCGGCGACCCCGATCGCCCGAAAGTGCTCTGGTTCGCCCGGCTCGAGTACCGTTTCCACTCTTGGCGCGAACGTCGTGCTCGCGCGCGCGGGCTCCGGCCCGCAGTCACGCCGTTCCCGGGCTACGGCGGTGTCGACTGGGTGCGCGTCCTCGGTCGGGTGCTCATCGTGCCGCCGGTTCGGACGACCTCATCCGGCGAGTTCGAGAAGGTCCGCGGCTGGCGCAGCTTCCTTGCGGTGCCCGTCGGCTACGCCCAGGTCCGCATTCAGATCGCCGGGGTCGTCCACGAGGTCGTCGCCGATCGTGGCGGGGTGATCGACACCGTCGTCCCCGCCGCGCTGGAGCCCGGATGGCAGACGCTGACGATGACCGTCGAGAACGGCGAGCCCGCGGAGACGCGTGTGTTCATCGTCGGCCCCGACGTCCGCACGGGTGTCGTCTCGGACGTCGATGACACCGTCATGGTCACCGCCCTGCCGCGACCGCTGCTCGCCGCGTGGAACTCGTTCGTCGTGAACGAGCATGCCCGCCAGCCCGTCCCGGGGATGGCCGTGCTCATGGAACGCCTCGTCCGTGACCGACCCGGCACCCCCGTGATCTACCTCTCCACCGGAGCGTGGAACGTCGCCCCGACGCTCATCCGCTTCCTGCGCCGCCATCTCTTCCCGCCCGGGTCCGTGCTGCTGACCGATTGGGGGCCGACGCACGACCGCTGGTTCCGCAGCGGCATGAACCACAAGCTCACGAACCTCCGCCGCCTCGCAGTGGAATTCCCCGGCGTGAAGTGGCTCCTCATCGGCGACGACGGTCAGCACGACGACGAGATCTACACCACGTTCACCGGCGAGTACCCCGGGAACGTCTCGGCCGTCGCCATCCGCCGCCTGTCCCCCGCTGAGGCGGTGCTGGCCGGCGGCCGCACCGCCGTCGACGACCACTCCGCGGCCACGGTGCCCTGGGTCACCGGCCCCGACGGCGCCGGTCTGGTCGACCGGCTCGAAGAAGTCGGCGTGATCGAGACCTGA
- a CDS encoding ComEC/Rec2 family competence protein → MSAPRHLRLRLIPVAGACWAVALPVTSAPVLAVPIAATLWTAGLVAIVASAFGAYRRRRRRRSTWRVVLILGLLAAAASASHVALAEPGRTEAASLALEGGRAVTVTAIVTGKVERRMSGDYAFDALATRIATGTVGEDVRLETVVRVQREDVDHWDRLEVGAVVTADGTARAAPAGNRAVLSVSAARGLQVQEPAFGVLAVAGALRDRLVASTAGLPSPGAGLIPGLAVGDTSAVTAELDASMKNASLSHLTAVSGANCALVVGLAFAAAAVLGASRRLRVMVGLGALAGFVVLVTPEPSVVRAAAMAGVAMLGVLLGRTGVGMAILALAVAALLVFDPWLSGSLGFALSTVATASLLLLARPLADGMTRRMPRALAVALAVPIAAQLACGPLLILLTPSVPVYGVLANLLAAPAAPLATVLGLAACLAAPLPWLQSGLTAIAWLPAAWIAGTAATFNALPGAQLAWLEGPAGAIALAGLGGAVGILLVLPAGGRGRKRMLRLTAGTIVAVVVGGGLGGAALSSVAGRWTLPPEWAILACDVGQGDAVLLRSSGAVALIDTGPDPAVLSACLARAGIERIDLLVLTHFDLDHVGGAAAVIGRADAVLHGPAPDDAAGSLLHAFTTAGAEVRAASSGLRGTVGTARWRVVWPPPRSGAFPAGNDASVIVEVGGGGIPSSLFLGDLSASPQRALGAAAILEPSYDLVKVAHHGSADQDPRFYQDIDPSIALITVGTDNDYGHPRDETLALLSAAGARIARTDREGMIAVWRAADGVALWRERENVSTEQSEQGAADDRVGGDR, encoded by the coding sequence ATGTCAGCTCCGCGCCACCTCCGACTGCGGCTGATCCCGGTCGCCGGCGCGTGCTGGGCGGTGGCGCTTCCCGTGACCTCGGCTCCGGTCCTCGCGGTCCCGATCGCCGCCACGCTGTGGACCGCCGGGCTGGTGGCGATCGTGGCGTCCGCGTTCGGCGCATACAGGCGCCGCCGCCGGCGAAGGTCGACGTGGCGGGTCGTGCTGATCCTCGGCCTGCTGGCGGCCGCGGCGTCCGCCTCGCACGTCGCGCTGGCCGAGCCCGGCCGCACCGAGGCCGCATCGCTCGCGCTCGAGGGCGGTCGCGCGGTCACCGTCACGGCGATCGTGACCGGCAAGGTCGAGCGGCGGATGAGCGGCGACTACGCGTTCGACGCCCTTGCGACCCGCATCGCGACGGGCACCGTCGGCGAGGACGTCCGCCTCGAGACCGTCGTCCGCGTTCAGCGCGAGGACGTCGATCACTGGGATCGGCTGGAGGTGGGAGCGGTCGTGACAGCCGACGGCACCGCACGTGCAGCGCCCGCCGGGAATCGAGCCGTGCTGTCCGTATCGGCCGCTCGCGGCCTGCAGGTCCAGGAACCCGCCTTCGGCGTCCTGGCTGTTGCAGGCGCGCTGCGGGATCGGCTGGTCGCCTCCACCGCCGGCCTGCCCTCGCCCGGAGCGGGACTCATCCCTGGACTCGCGGTCGGCGACACATCGGCGGTGACCGCGGAGCTCGACGCTTCGATGAAGAACGCGTCGCTGTCGCATCTGACGGCGGTCTCCGGTGCGAACTGCGCGCTCGTGGTCGGCCTGGCATTCGCCGCAGCGGCCGTTCTGGGCGCCTCGCGTCGTCTGCGGGTGATGGTCGGGCTCGGGGCGCTCGCGGGGTTCGTCGTCCTCGTCACACCGGAGCCCAGTGTCGTGCGCGCCGCTGCGATGGCCGGCGTGGCGATGCTCGGTGTGCTGCTCGGACGCACCGGGGTGGGCATGGCGATCCTGGCGCTCGCCGTGGCAGCACTCCTGGTCTTCGACCCCTGGCTGTCCGGCTCCCTCGGCTTCGCCCTGTCGACGGTCGCGACCGCATCGCTCCTGCTGCTCGCGCGCCCGCTTGCCGACGGGATGACCAGGCGCATGCCGCGCGCGCTCGCGGTGGCCCTGGCCGTGCCGATCGCCGCGCAACTGGCCTGCGGACCGCTCCTGATCCTGCTGACTCCGTCCGTGCCCGTGTACGGCGTCCTGGCCAACCTCCTGGCCGCACCTGCGGCGCCGCTCGCCACCGTTCTGGGATTGGCGGCGTGCCTGGCCGCACCGCTGCCGTGGCTGCAGTCCGGGTTGACGGCGATCGCGTGGCTGCCCGCCGCGTGGATCGCGGGGACCGCCGCGACCTTCAACGCACTGCCCGGCGCGCAGCTCGCTTGGCTGGAGGGACCCGCCGGCGCCATCGCGCTGGCCGGTCTCGGCGGCGCGGTCGGCATCCTGCTGGTGCTGCCGGCGGGCGGCCGCGGGCGGAAACGGATGCTGCGCCTCACCGCCGGCACGATCGTCGCCGTCGTCGTCGGTGGCGGTCTGGGCGGTGCGGCGCTCTCGTCGGTGGCCGGCCGCTGGACGCTGCCGCCGGAGTGGGCGATCCTGGCGTGCGATGTCGGCCAGGGCGACGCCGTGCTCCTGCGTTCCTCAGGGGCGGTCGCGCTGATCGACACCGGACCCGATCCCGCGGTGCTGTCCGCGTGTCTGGCGCGCGCCGGCATCGAGCGGATAGACCTGCTGGTGCTCACCCACTTCGATCTGGACCACGTCGGGGGAGCCGCCGCTGTCATCGGCCGCGCCGATGCGGTGCTGCACGGCCCAGCGCCCGACGACGCCGCCGGATCCCTCCTGCACGCGTTCACGACAGCCGGAGCCGAGGTGCGGGCAGCATCCAGCGGGTTGCGCGGCACCGTGGGCACCGCGCGCTGGCGGGTGGTGTGGCCGCCGCCCCGCAGCGGGGCCTTCCCCGCCGGGAACGATGCCAGTGTGATCGTCGAGGTCGGCGGAGGCGGCATCCCGTCATCACTCTTCCTCGGCGACCTGTCCGCCTCACCCCAGCGCGCACTCGGTGCCGCCGCGATCCTCGAGCCGTCATACGACCTCGTCAAGGTCGCGCATCACGGCAGTGCGGATCAGGATCCACGGTTCTACCAGGACATCGATCCCTCGATCGCGCTGATCACCGTCGGCACCGACAACGACTACGGGCACCCTCGGGACGAAACACTCGCGCTGCTGTCGGCAGCGGGCGCCCGCATCGCACGGACGGACCGCGAGGGCATGATCGCGGTGTGGCGCGCCGCCGACGGCGTCGCCCTCTGGCGCGAACGGGAGAACGTCTCGACGGAGCAGTCCGAGCAGGGTGCTGCGGACGATCGGGTCGGAGGCGATCGATAG
- a CDS encoding DedA family protein codes for MNELLTWILDAVQGVDPVLRTILAGVAILLETSVLVGLVVPGDTVVIIAGTAVDSVWEGVILGTAVVVGALVGESIGFWLGRYLGPKIRHSRLGRRIGEENWMRSERYLRRRGGPAIFVSRFLPVLHSLVPLTVGMSGYSYRRFLAWTLPACVVWAGLYVSVAAAAAGTYRELADSLHFAGYIFVAIIVVFLVLVFVTKKIIERVERKHLDDDDHLPADPAGADVKD; via the coding sequence GTGAACGAGTTGCTCACGTGGATCCTCGACGCCGTGCAGGGCGTCGACCCCGTGCTGCGCACGATCCTGGCCGGCGTCGCGATCCTGCTCGAGACGAGCGTCCTGGTGGGTCTGGTGGTCCCAGGGGACACCGTCGTGATCATCGCCGGCACGGCCGTCGACTCCGTCTGGGAGGGCGTCATCCTGGGCACTGCGGTCGTCGTCGGCGCTCTGGTGGGCGAGAGCATCGGATTCTGGCTCGGCCGCTACCTGGGGCCGAAGATCCGCCACTCCCGTCTCGGACGCCGCATCGGCGAGGAGAATTGGATGCGCTCGGAGCGGTATCTGCGCCGGCGGGGCGGGCCGGCGATCTTCGTATCGAGATTCCTGCCCGTCCTGCATTCGCTCGTGCCGCTGACCGTCGGCATGAGCGGCTACTCCTATCGCCGATTCCTGGCATGGACCCTGCCGGCGTGCGTCGTCTGGGCTGGGCTCTACGTGAGCGTCGCCGCCGCGGCCGCGGGAACCTACCGCGAGCTGGCGGACAGCCTGCACTTCGCGGGGTACATCTTCGTGGCGATCATCGTGGTCTTCCTCGTCCTGGTCTTCGTCACGAAGAAGATCATCGAGCGTGTCGAGCGCAAGCATCTGGACGACGATGACCACCTGCCCGCGGATCCTGCCGGGGCAGACGTGAAAGACTGA
- the pabB gene encoding aminodeoxychorismate synthase component I has protein sequence MPLIAEPVERWLDPASVFAALAADHADVFWLDAGPDAAAGWSWVGVGTVEVSAGVRGVRTGAAAADDDRGWEAGPFRGGWVGWSGYEVGAARAGAPTAETEDEPALERWLRVEEFAAFDHAARRVWIIAPATRHRAFTASIVTGAESAPFRDPDPIDPPPVHLEVTARHSAEEYAALIERCREAIRDGDAYQLCLTTRFGTGASIDPLRAHERLRATTPAHHGGLLRTGDLALISASPEQFLTVTGGTVRTKPIKGTRPRGEDPAADAEQAAQLLGSEKERAENVMIVDLMRNDLSRVCEPGSVGVDRLLEIESYPAVHQLVSTVSGLLRPGTTVGDLLDVTFPAGSMTGAPKLSAMTILHDLERGPRGIFAGCFGWVGSNGDLDLAMVIRSIVTHPGGTYVGAGGGITWRSDAAAEVAEVAIKAQGPLAAIGATLPPDWR, from the coding sequence ATGCCCCTTATCGCCGAGCCGGTGGAGCGCTGGCTCGATCCGGCATCCGTCTTCGCCGCGCTCGCGGCCGATCATGCGGACGTGTTCTGGTTGGATGCCGGTCCCGACGCGGCGGCCGGCTGGAGCTGGGTCGGGGTCGGCACCGTCGAGGTTTCCGCCGGCGTCCGCGGTGTCCGCACGGGCGCAGCCGCCGCCGACGACGATCGAGGGTGGGAGGCTGGCCCGTTCCGCGGCGGCTGGGTGGGCTGGAGCGGATACGAGGTCGGCGCTGCGCGGGCGGGGGCGCCGACCGCTGAGACCGAGGACGAGCCCGCGCTCGAGCGGTGGCTGCGCGTCGAGGAGTTCGCCGCGTTCGATCACGCCGCGCGCCGGGTCTGGATCATCGCACCTGCCACCCGCCATCGGGCGTTCACCGCCTCGATCGTCACCGGGGCCGAGTCGGCGCCCTTCCGCGACCCGGATCCGATCGATCCGCCGCCGGTCCACCTCGAGGTCACCGCACGACACTCGGCCGAGGAATACGCCGCGCTCATCGAACGCTGTCGCGAGGCGATCCGCGACGGCGACGCGTACCAGCTGTGCCTGACGACGCGCTTCGGGACCGGAGCATCCATCGATCCGCTCCGCGCGCACGAGCGACTTCGCGCGACCACTCCCGCACATCACGGCGGCCTTCTCCGCACGGGCGATCTCGCGCTCATCAGTGCCAGCCCCGAGCAGTTCCTCACCGTCACGGGCGGGACGGTGCGCACGAAACCCATCAAGGGGACCCGCCCGCGCGGCGAGGATCCGGCTGCCGATGCCGAGCAGGCCGCGCAACTGCTGGGGAGCGAGAAGGAGCGCGCCGAGAACGTCATGATCGTCGACCTGATGCGCAACGACCTCTCCCGCGTCTGCGAGCCGGGCTCGGTCGGGGTCGACCGCCTGCTCGAGATCGAGTCCTATCCCGCCGTGCACCAGCTGGTCAGCACCGTGTCGGGTCTGCTCCGTCCGGGCACGACGGTGGGCGATCTGCTGGATGTGACCTTCCCCGCCGGGAGCATGACCGGTGCGCCCAAGCTCTCCGCGATGACGATCCTGCACGATCTGGAGCGCGGACCACGGGGGATCTTCGCCGGATGCTTCGGCTGGGTGGGCAGCAACGGCGATCTGGACCTCGCGATGGTGATCCGCTCGATCGTCACGCATCCGGGCGGAACCTACGTCGGCGCCGGCGGCGGCATCACCTGGAGATCGGATGCCGCGGCCGAAGTCGCGGAGGTGGCGATCAAGGCGCAGGGGCCGCTCGCGGCGATCGGCGCGACACTCCCGCCGGACTGGCGGTGA
- the leuS gene encoding leucine--tRNA ligase, translating to MSQTSPPETAAPGDGGYDAYAIQQKWQARWAESDPFRAGGDEDKRPRKYVLGMFPYPSGDLHMGHAENYAYVDVVARFWRHRGYNVLNPIGWDSFGLPAENAAIQRGADPREWTYANIDQHKRSFREYGSSYDWSRILHTSDPEYYRWNQWLFQLLYERGLAYRKESPVNWCPNDLTVLANEQVVDGHCERCGAEVVKKKLTQWYFKITDYADRLLDDLNQLEGFWPSKVIRMQRNWIGRSVGADIDFEIEGREGTVTVFSTRPDTLHGATFFVVAPDSDLAAELAAGSTPDVRMRFQDYLERVQRETDIERQTTDRPKTGVFLERYAINPINGERLPIWAADYVLADYGHGAVMAVPAHDQRDLDFARAFDLPVKIVVDTTAPVTGAIPIIELDEHGVPIDPGTDDSSVNELDPAATGIALTGEGRMINSGALDGLSKRNAITRMVEQLEALGAGRATKSYRLRDWLISRQRFWGTPIPVIHTEDGRTVLVPEDQLPLTLPDAQGLDLAPKGTSPLGGATEWMQTVDPETGEPALRDPDTMDTFVDSSWYFLRFLAPGDPTQAFSGREAGKWAPVDSYIGGVEHAILHLLYARFITKVLFDAGLIDFTEPFSSLINQGMVLLGGSKMSKSKGNLVEFSASMLDPGADAVRTGMVFAGPVEDDINWEDVSTTGAQKFLARAWRVAKDVDSSPDVVWAEGDPALRRVTHRLLADAPGLVEQTKFNVVVARLMELVNATRKSIDSGAGRSDPAVREAAEATAMILDLFAPHTAEEMWEVLGYDGFVGLVPWRQPDPTLLIEDTVTTVVQIDGKVRATLEVSARIDSAELEALARADVRVQRALGDRAVTRVVVRPPKVVSFSTH from the coding sequence GTGAGTCAGACATCTCCGCCCGAAACCGCAGCGCCCGGCGACGGCGGCTACGACGCGTATGCGATCCAGCAGAAGTGGCAGGCACGCTGGGCGGAGTCGGATCCCTTCCGCGCGGGGGGCGATGAGGACAAGCGACCGCGCAAGTACGTGCTCGGCATGTTCCCGTATCCCTCCGGGGACCTCCACATGGGTCACGCGGAGAACTACGCGTACGTCGATGTCGTCGCCCGCTTCTGGCGGCACCGCGGATACAACGTCCTCAACCCGATCGGGTGGGACTCGTTCGGTCTGCCGGCGGAGAACGCCGCGATCCAGCGCGGGGCGGATCCCCGCGAGTGGACCTACGCGAACATCGACCAGCACAAGCGCAGCTTCCGCGAGTACGGGTCCTCGTACGACTGGTCGCGCATCCTGCACACGAGCGATCCCGAGTACTACCGCTGGAACCAGTGGCTGTTCCAGCTGCTGTACGAACGCGGCCTCGCCTACCGCAAGGAGAGCCCGGTCAACTGGTGCCCGAACGATCTGACCGTCCTCGCCAACGAGCAGGTCGTCGACGGGCACTGCGAGCGGTGCGGAGCCGAGGTCGTCAAGAAGAAGCTCACGCAGTGGTACTTCAAGATCACCGACTACGCCGACCGGCTGCTCGATGACCTGAACCAGCTCGAGGGCTTCTGGCCGTCGAAGGTCATCCGCATGCAGCGCAACTGGATCGGCCGCTCCGTCGGCGCCGACATCGACTTCGAGATCGAGGGACGCGAGGGCACCGTGACGGTGTTCTCCACGCGCCCCGACACCCTCCATGGCGCGACCTTCTTCGTGGTCGCCCCCGACAGCGACCTGGCTGCCGAACTGGCGGCGGGCTCGACACCCGACGTGCGCATGCGATTCCAGGACTACCTGGAGAGGGTCCAGCGCGAGACCGACATCGAGCGGCAGACCACGGACCGGCCCAAGACCGGCGTGTTCCTGGAGCGCTACGCGATCAATCCCATCAACGGGGAGCGACTGCCGATCTGGGCGGCCGACTACGTGCTGGCCGACTACGGGCACGGCGCGGTCATGGCCGTTCCCGCCCACGACCAGCGCGACCTCGATTTCGCCCGCGCCTTCGATCTTCCCGTCAAGATCGTCGTCGACACCACTGCGCCGGTCACCGGCGCCATCCCCATCATCGAACTCGACGAGCACGGCGTGCCGATCGACCCCGGCACCGACGATTCCTCGGTGAACGAGCTCGACCCGGCCGCCACCGGCATCGCCCTCACCGGCGAGGGCCGGATGATCAACTCCGGCGCTCTGGACGGGCTGTCCAAGCGCAATGCGATCACGCGCATGGTCGAGCAGCTCGAGGCGCTGGGTGCGGGCCGGGCGACGAAGTCGTATCGGCTGCGCGACTGGCTGATCTCCCGCCAGCGCTTCTGGGGAACGCCGATCCCCGTGATCCACACCGAGGACGGCCGGACCGTCCTGGTGCCGGAGGACCAGCTGCCGTTGACGCTGCCTGATGCGCAGGGGCTGGACCTCGCGCCCAAGGGCACCTCGCCCCTCGGCGGGGCGACCGAGTGGATGCAGACGGTCGACCCCGAGACGGGTGAGCCGGCGCTTCGCGACCCCGACACGATGGACACGTTCGTGGACAGTTCGTGGTACTTCCTCCGCTTCCTCGCTCCGGGCGACCCCACCCAGGCGTTCTCCGGTCGAGAAGCCGGCAAGTGGGCGCCGGTGGACTCCTACATCGGCGGGGTCGAGCATGCGATCCTCCACCTCCTGTACGCACGGTTCATCACGAAGGTCCTCTTCGACGCGGGACTGATCGATTTCACCGAGCCCTTCTCGAGCCTGATCAACCAGGGCATGGTCCTGCTCGGCGGATCCAAGATGTCCAAGAGCAAGGGCAACCTGGTGGAGTTCTCCGCCAGCATGCTGGACCCCGGCGCGGACGCGGTGCGCACCGGCATGGTCTTCGCCGGCCCCGTCGAGGACGACATCAACTGGGAGGATGTGTCCACCACCGGCGCCCAGAAGTTCCTCGCCCGCGCGTGGCGCGTCGCGAAGGACGTGGACAGCTCGCCGGACGTCGTCTGGGCCGAGGGCGATCCGGCGCTGCGCCGTGTGACGCACCGGCTGCTGGCCGATGCCCCCGGACTCGTGGAGCAGACCAAGTTCAACGTCGTGGTGGCGCGGCTCATGGAGCTGGTCAACGCGACGCGCAAGAGCATCGACTCCGGCGCCGGACGCAGCGACCCGGCGGTGCGCGAGGCCGCTGAGGCGACGGCGATGATCCTGGATCTGTTCGCGCCGCACACCGCCGAGGAGATGTGGGAGGTGCTCGGCTACGACGGATTCGTGGGTCTGGTCCCATGGCGTCAGCCCGACCCGACGCTGCTGATCGAGGACACCGTCACGACCGTGGTGCAGATCGACGGGAAGGTGCGGGCGACCCTCGAGGTGTCCGCGCGGATCGACTCGGCCGAGCTCGAGGCTCTGGCCCGCGCCGACGTGCGTGTGCAACGGGCTCTCGGCGACCGGGCCGTCACGCGCGTGGTCGTACGGCCTCCGAAGGTCGTCAGCTTCAGCACGCACTGA
- the rpsT gene encoding 30S ribosomal protein S20 → MANIKSQIKRNKTNEKANERNKAVKSELRTEVRRTREAIAAGDKAAAEASLAKATKKLDKAVSKGVIHENQAANRKSAIAKQVAAL, encoded by the coding sequence GTGGCAAACATCAAGTCGCAGATCAAGCGCAACAAGACCAACGAGAAGGCCAACGAGCGGAACAAGGCCGTCAAGAGCGAGCTGCGCACCGAGGTGCGTCGCACCCGCGAGGCCATCGCCGCGGGCGACAAGGCCGCTGCGGAGGCGTCGCTCGCGAAGGCGACCAAGAAGCTCGACAAGGCCGTCAGCAAGGGCGTCATCCACGAGAACCAGGCCGCGAACCGCAAGTCGGCCATCGCGAAGCAGGTCGCGGCGCTCTGA
- a CDS encoding ComEA family DNA-binding protein gives MTARAGGASDGSVAEASPRARIGLGAAIVVAILALTVTVGIGILRGTAAPMETVTTSHSSDSTVDDADGGGRDATRTGLYVHVSGAVTGPGLYLLHEGDRVVDAVAAAGGFAPGADEQAVNLARILSDGEQLVVPLIGQEPVGGPAAAPAAGDGRVNLNTADAGALDTLPRIGPALAQRIIDWREANGRFTSVEDLLAVPGIGDKMLESLRDLVSI, from the coding sequence GTGACTGCGCGTGCCGGAGGAGCAAGCGACGGATCTGTCGCGGAGGCGAGCCCCCGCGCTCGGATCGGCCTGGGCGCTGCGATCGTGGTTGCGATCCTGGCGCTCACCGTCACCGTGGGCATCGGCATCCTCCGCGGGACAGCCGCTCCGATGGAGACGGTGACGACTTCGCACTCATCCGATTCCACTGTGGACGATGCCGACGGTGGAGGCCGCGACGCGACACGGACCGGCCTGTACGTCCATGTGTCGGGTGCGGTGACCGGCCCCGGGCTGTACCTGCTGCACGAGGGTGATCGGGTCGTCGACGCCGTCGCCGCGGCGGGCGGCTTCGCGCCGGGAGCGGATGAGCAGGCGGTGAATCTCGCCCGGATCCTCAGCGACGGGGAGCAGCTGGTCGTCCCGCTGATCGGTCAGGAGCCGGTGGGAGGGCCGGCCGCCGCCCCGGCCGCGGGCGACGGCCGCGTGAATCTGAACACGGCAGACGCCGGCGCGCTCGATACGCTGCCCCGCATCGGTCCCGCGCTCGCGCAGCGCATCATCGACTGGCGCGAGGCCAACGGCCGTTTCACCAGCGTCGAAGACCTCCTGGCTGTTCCGGGTATCGGCGACAAGATGCTCGAATCGCTCCGCGACCTCGTCAGCATCTGA